Proteins encoded by one window of Rutidosis leptorrhynchoides isolate AG116_Rl617_1_P2 chromosome 7, CSIRO_AGI_Rlap_v1, whole genome shotgun sequence:
- the LOC139859220 gene encoding uncharacterized protein produces MLLGSTRVSWVICGDFNEVRDCSERLNCEFAENRAKMFNDFIDRNMLVDIPMGGRKFTRVSDDGVKMSKLDRFLVSSDFLSLWTDLKVIALDRKVLDHCPIMMSDGEVNFGPKPFKIFDEWLLVDGIGDVIAESWKGMMEGNRKGCVFRNKLKRLKGDLKEWSKSHFGNLDVQIENAKKVAMDLELKAESGFFKC; encoded by the coding sequence ATGTTGCTAGGTAGTACCAGGGTCTCTTGGGTTATTTGTGGAGACTTTAATGAAGTTAGGGATTGTTCAGAAAGATTAAATTGTGAATTCGCTGAAAACCGGGCCAAAATGTTCAATGACTTCATTGATAGAAATATGCTAGTTGATATTCCAATGGGGGGAAGGAAATTCACGAGAGTTAGTGATGATGGAGTTAAGATGAGCAAGTTAGATAGATTTCTTGTATCGAGTGACTTCCTTAGTTTGTGGACGGATTTAAAGGTCATTGCTTTAGATAGAAAGGTTTTGGATCATTGTCCTATTATGATGTCGGATGGTGAAGTCAATTTTGGACCTAAACCGTTTAAAATCTTTGATGAATGGTTGTTGGTGGATGGTATTGGAGATGTAATTGCCGAATCATGGAAAGGTATGATGGAAGGTAATCGAAAAGGTTGTGTTTTCCGTAACAAGCTAAAAAGGTTAAAAGGAGATCTTAAAGAGTGGAGCAAATCTCATTTTGGAAATCTTGATGTACAAATTGAAAATGCAAAAAAGGTGGCGATGGATCTAGAACTCAAAGCGGAATCAGGTTTTTTTAAGTGTTGA